The genomic region GGAGCCGCTGGCCTTTACGAAAACACTCTGCCAGGAACACTCTCCACTTCATCGATGCCCTTCTTGTGGGGCTTGCCCAGGGCGCAGCCATCACTCCCGGCCTGTCCCGGTCTGGCAGCACCATTGCAACCGGCCTTCTCCGAGGTCTGGATGCAGACCTGGCTTTCCGTTTTTCTTTCCTGCTCTCCCTTCCCGCAATTTTTGGTGCCTCAGTGCTCGAACTGCGCCACGTTGGCGTCGATTACTTGCAGTGGCAGGTGGTAGCTGCGGGTTTTTTCTCAGCCCTTGTGGTTGGCTGGCTAGCCTTGCGCCTTCTTCGCGCTGTGGTTTCCAAAGGCAAGCTCTTCTATTTCGCCCCATATTGTGCACTGCTGGGAACTCTTGCTCTCATCTTTTCTTGATGTTCTCGCCAGGAATTGACCACTCCCACTTGGTCAACTATCCGGCGTCATCAACTTCCAACGAATATAGGCAGACAGACTCATGCCCTCTTCTTGGGCTTGGATCCTGATATGGTCGTATTCGCTTTCCGTTACCACAATGGTTAATCTGCGCTTCATTTCCGGGGCACCGCTCTTCCTCAAGCGGTAAAGCCGCCGTCTTGCCCGATTGAGATGCCGAAGTATCTGACTCCTTGCCCTCTTCTCTTCAGGAGAAGGTTTCTCCCCGTCGGAGAGTCTAATGAAAAGAGAACGATCATGTTCTAAAAGGAGTTCCTTGAAGTGCTCGATCTCTTCCTCCAGGGCCGCCTCTTCAGAAATCTCTGCCGCCTCACCAGCTTTTCTGTCACTTTGGTTGTTCTCCTCTCCCTGGCGGACCATAAAATTGACCTCCTGTAGACAATAGCCTGCACATTTACCGTCGCCTCTTCAGGGGCAGCAAAATCTTGCAGCAAAAAACGTTGACAACAAGACGGATTCTTGATATCTTTCAAAAAGTTAAGCCGGTGGGGCTGTAGCTCAGTTTGGGAGAGCGCTTGAATGGCATTCAAGAGGTCGGCGAACATTTCCCGAGCAAATCCGGAAAACTGCAGCTTTCCCAGCGAAGCTGGTTCGTCAATTTCATACACAACCAGTAAGAACATCGTGCTGGCGTATCCTCAACGGTTGGCTCAGGATTACCTCTGACAT from Deltaproteobacteria bacterium harbors:
- a CDS encoding undecaprenyl-diphosphate phosphatase, which codes for MIVIGSVPTAVIGLLFREAFERAFSSPTVAGLGLWLTALLLLWSRWPLRKHSARNTLHFIDALLVGLAQGAAITPGLSRSGSTIATGLLRGLDADLAFRFSFLLSLPAIFGASVLELRHVGVDYLQWQVVAAGFFSALVVGWLALRLLRAVVSKGKLFYFAPYCALLGTLALIFS